In Castanea sativa cultivar Marrone di Chiusa Pesio chromosome 6, ASM4071231v1, a single window of DNA contains:
- the LOC142638437 gene encoding uncharacterized protein LOC142638437, translating to MEKTLASLLFFLSLIILAEVMSYALAHMAKKRSFATLVQNSETNSAYCAYPYDEASLLGIFSSISLTCAQMIVMVETSCFVGRNLSPGCSKAWAFAFFITSWVAFFPAEGILLTASATGAFPFDYMSMLGYMPDCCEDMRKQMFKDGAICIVFTSIASVIFLMAYWIAQPNV from the exons ATGGAGAAAACTTTGGCTTCTCtactcttctttctttccctcATCATCCTTGCTGAAGTGATGTCCTACGCTTTGGCTCATATGGCTAAAAAACGCAGTTTT GCAACGCTGGTACAGAATTCTGAGACGAATTCCGCCTACTGTGCCTACCCTTATGATGAAGCTTCCTTGTTGGGCATTTTCTCCAGTATATCACTCACGTGTGCTCAAATGATTGTCATGGTTGAAACCAGTTGTTTTGTTGGGAGGAATCTGAGTCCTGGTTGTTCTAAGGCATGGGCATTTGCCTTCTTCATTACTTCCTG GGTTGCATTCTTCCCTGCCGAGGGAATCTTGCTTACAGCTTCCGCTACAGGAGCCTTTCCGTTTGACTACATGAGCATGCTTGGCTACATGCCAGATTGTTGCGAGGACATGAGGAAACAAATGTTTAAAGATGGAGCAATTTGTATTGTGTTTACTTCCATAGCCTCCGTGATCTTCCTTATGGCATATTGGATAGCCCAACCAAACGTCTAG